Within Runella rosea, the genomic segment AAATGAATTCGGCGCTGAAAGCGACGACTTCGACGATGAAGATTTCGGCGAAGATGGCTTTACTAAGAGCGAACAACCCTGATGCATTTTTCGGTGATGATTTTGGGGGCAGGGTCGGCCAAGCCCGTAGCAAATAAGTATCCCTCGGCGCAGTTACTCACGTACGATAACGAATGTTTTCTGATTGACTGCGGCGAGGGCACGCAATACCGTCTGCTCGAACATAAAATTCGGCCAGGTCGATTGCGGGGTGTATTTATCAGTCACCTTCATGGCGACCATTATTTTGGACTCATTGGCCTACTCTCCAGCCTCAATTTGGGTGGGCGGACCGAGGAGTTTTTCTTGGTGGGGCCGCGTGGTTTGGATGAAATCATCACCATGCATTTCAAATACTCTCAAACCCCACTGCATTTTCCGATTAATTATACCATTACCGATACAGAGTCGAGTTATCAGGTCTTTGAAAATCAGAGTTTTACGGTGACTACCATTCCCCTCGACCACCGTATTCCCTGCGCTGGCTATCTTTTTCGAGAAAAACCCCAAAAGCGTAAACTCATCAAAGAAAAATTGTTTGAAGATATTCCCCATGAGTACCTTCGAAAACTAAAAAACGGCGAAGACGTTGTCGACGAAGCAGGTAATATACTCTTTAAGTGTCTCGAATTTACGATTCCTGCGCCTCCTCCCCGGAGTTACGCCTACTGTTCAGACACCCGCTATAATGAAAGCATCATTGAGGTAATTCAGGGCGCGGATTTGCTTTACCACGAAGCCACTTTTCGGGATGAATTGGAGCTACAGGCCTTTGAACGCTATCATGCAACGGCCAAACAAGCTGGAATCATCGCGGCCAAAAGTCACGTCAAAAAATTATTGATTGGTCATTTTTCTTCTCGTTACAAGGAGTTCAGCGGGTTTCTAGAAGATGCACAATCCGTTTTTCAGGCTACCGAAATTGCCGAAGAAGGCAAAGTGTTTGCGATTGAGTATTCCTGACGTTACTGAGGTTTTATGAAACCGAAAAAAATGTAGCTTCTTAAAATTAGGTATTCTGAAAGCCTATTTGTGCATTACATATATTATCTGAATCACATCAAGACCCTTTCTTGTTTACAAGAACTACCTGATTTCTCAGTCTGGTGGTGCGGTCGGGACAATTTACTCCAGTTCGATCCTGTTTGCTTTTCTGCATTAACCATCTTGGGTAATTATCCCGCTCCGCCTAGACCAACAACTAATTAGCGTACTTGGCCTCTGATTTCTCCTCCTGGAAATTTGTCGGAGTGCACATTAACATACACCCCCTGCGCTTCCATCGCATCAATTAAATCCGACAAGGGTTTGCCCAATAAGGCTCCCTTCAGTGAAGCGCTCGTAATAGTGCCTTCAGCAATAACGCCCTGTGGACTGGGTTCGGTGCGACCGACCAAATCGACGACAACACCTCCATTGGCACCCTTGGCACCCAAATGCAGGTGGCCGAAGCGAACGGACTCGATGTTGGCTACAATGAGCTTATAGGTTAGGGCTGTGCCGTCCTTGCTCAATTTAAACGTTGCCTGACCGGTGGCATTGGTGACGACGGGCACAGGTACTTCCTCGTCCCCCGTCAGGTGGGCCGTAAAGTTGCCGTTGGCCTTTCTAGCACCAGCCTCTCGGTTGTTACTCGCCCCCGAAATTGATTCGATGGACTCCTTTTGACAGCCGTTCAACATTAGCCCAACGGCCAATAAAGCACAAATACCGATTGAATTTTTCATGAGAAAATGGATTAAGATTTAGTTACTCATTAGTAAGTAACGACTACCTAACTTTACGTTCTTCTATAATGTTTTGATTGGAAGCCCTTTAAAATCAAAAAAAATCCTCAAAAAAGCATAAATTTTGTAGTGCAGATTTGCACCAAAATTGGCAATGTCAGACCTTCAGTACAGTAAATTTTGCTGTTAAAATTCGGTTGACCGTGGTATTTGGGAATGCAGTTTCCAAACGGAAGCCATTTTGGAAATTAGGCTTACTTTACCCTCAAAACATGCAAACGATGGCGATTTCCCACGCGATAGGTTGGGAAACTAAGCTGTTTACATAGAATGCCTAAGGAAGCAATGCCGCCCCCAATTAGGGCTGATGCTGGGGTAAACTGAACCCCGAATTCTAGGCCGCCTCGGTAAATAAAGGTGTCGCTGATTAAAAAAATCCCACCCGCTACGGGCAGCATATACGCCCCCTGCGTGACCCACGGAATTCGGCGGTAAATCTTGATTTTTCGAACATCCCTCAGTTTAACTTCGGTATGAATATGCTCGTTAAGGATTTCGTTAAATTGGGTAAACGTAAAAGAACTGTCGGAAACGGATGTAATATTTTCCCTGATTTTTTTTCGTTGTCCTTTAATTTTAAAGAGAAGTTCGTCACCCGCGTAGAAACGATGGCGTTTGATTTTTCCCATTCCATATACATCCAGCACCAAGTATCGCCCCTCGGTTTGGAGATAGGTTTGGTAGCGGGGATTTTGTTTTAAAAACAACTCTTTGTCGCTCAGGATTTCCTGTGCGTACGATGCCCAAAATGTGGTAGAAAGAAAAAGCACTAAGTAGAGTGAACGCATATCCTACGGCTATTTTGAATAGAACGTAAAAGAAATACTTTTCTTGCAAAGCGGATAATTCAAGGTCTAACGAAATAATCTAAAAATCAGGAAGGGCTTGAAGATGAGGCAATACCGTTAGCTAATTTTGATAAAAATCATAAAAAAAGCCCTGCGTTTGGCAGGGCTTAATCATAAAAAAAATGATTTTATGCGCTATGCATGAGCAAATGCAGGATTGAACATGCCGATTTCTTTGGCTTCCAACAGGGACTCACCCATCAGGAATTCATCCACTTTACGGGCGGCTTCGCGTCCTTCAGAGATGGCCCATACAACTAAAGATTGTCCACGGCGACAGTCGCCAGCGGCAAACACTTTTTCAACCGAAGTTGCGTAGCTGTTTTCTGCCGCTTTGATGTTTTTACGAATATCGGTTTCAACACCAAATTGCTCCAAAAGGCTTTGCTGAGGGTGTACAAAACCAGCGGCAATCAGGGCTAAGTCGCACGGAATCAGGCGTTCATTTTCAGTGATAGGCGCTTTACGACCATCTTCAAGAGTGCGCTCACCCGTAATGTCGGCAATGCGCAGATGCGTTAGTTTCTCACCGTCGCCCACAAATTCTTGTACGGCAATGGCCCAAAAACGCTCACATCCTTCCTCGTGCGAGGTAGAAGTACGCTTGGTCAAAGGCCACAGTGGCCAAGGGGTTTTTTCGTCCCGAACTTTATAAAACGGCTCGTTTTTATCGTCGTATTTAGGGGCGGGCATTACTTCAACCTGTGTGATGGTCGCCGCTTTATGGCGGTTGGAAGTGCCCACGCAGTCGGAGCCTGTATCGCCACCACCAATGACCACCACGTGTTTGTCGGTGGCCAAAAGTTCACCGTTGCTATATTTTTCACCCCGGTGGTCTACCACGCGCTCAATATTGGAAACCCGTTTGTTTTGCTGACTCAAAAATTCCATGGCGGGATGAACCCCTTTGCCAAGGTAAGACTGCCAACCTGGGATCGTAATGGAACGCGGTTCGGTAGAGCCGATGGCCAGTACGATGGCGTCAAAGTCGCGCATCAATTCTTCTGACTTAACCGTTACGCCCACGTGTTCGTTGGTTTTGAAGGTTATACCTTCGGCTTCCATTACCGCCACCCGGCGTGCTACCACAGTTTTTTCCAATTTAAAATCAGGAATGCCGTAGCGGAGCAGTCCTCCAATTTGGTCGGCGCGCTCAAAAACGGTTACCCAATGACCCGCGTAATTCAACTGCGCCGCTGCGGCTAACCCCGCAGGGCCAGAACCAATAACGGCTACGTGTTTGCCAGTCCGTTTTGATGGAATACGGGGGGTAACGTAGCCTTTTTCGTAAGCGGTTTCAACGATTGATTTTTCAATAAATTCAATGGCCACGGGTGGCTTGTTGATACCCAACACGCAAGAGGCTTCGCAAGGGGCGGGGCAAATGCGTCCCGTAAATTCGGGGAAATTGTTGGTGCTGCTCAAAATTTGGTAAGCGTATTCCCAGTTGCCTTCGTAGACGGCGTCGTTAAATTCGGGAATAATATTACCCAAAGGACAACCGTTGTGGCAAAACGGAATGCCGCAATCCATGCAGCGGGCGGCCTGCTCTTTTGATTGCTTTTCGTTGCCGATGGGCTCAATTTCTTTATAATCGGTGCGACGAACTTCTACGTCGCGTTTTTTTGGCAACTCACGGCCAAATTCTATGAATCCGGTGGGCTTTCCCATTTTTTTAAATCAGTAAGCGGTTCGCCGCTGCGATGAGTGAGTGAGTAATGGAACGAATAGCTTTGTTCAGTCCTTTATTCGTTCATCAATGTATCTTTTGACCAAACCTTTTACAAAGACCTTACAGGCTTTCGCCTGCAAGGTCCTACTTATTAAGGGATGGGTTAATTGTGCGCTACGTCCACGACGATGTCTTGGTACACTACGTTTTTGTCGGCCAATTGTTGTGACAGACTGATGCCGCGACTTGCAAGTGCTTTTTTGAAATCGCCAGGCATTACTTTCACAAACTGATTGATGTAGGTATCCCAATCCTGCAACATCATAAAAGCGACGTTACTGGTCGTGTATTGGAAGTGTTTTTCTACGAATTCTCTAACAATCAGGTGGTCTTCTTCGGTAAGTTCTTCCAGGTTCACCATTTCGCGGTTCACTTTCGGAGCAAAATCGCCGTTTTTGTCCCAGACATAGGCTACACCACCCGACATACCAGCGGCGAAGTTACGGCCTACTTCTCCCAAAATCAGGGCTAATCCTCCCGTCATGTATTCCAACCCGTGGTCGCCAACACCTTCTACAACTACTTTAGCTCCTGAGTTACGGACGCAGAAGCGCTCACCAGCGGTTCCGCGTATAAACGCTTCTCCCGCAGTGGCTCCGTAGAAGGCTACGTTACCGATGATGATGTTTTCTTCGGGTTTGAAGGTTGCTTCACGGTCGGGATAAACGATGAGTTCAGCCCCGCAAAGCCCTTTTCCGAAGTAGTCATTTGCATCTCCTTCGAGTTCGAGACGAATACCAGTTGTGTTGAATGCTCCAAAACTTTGCCCTGCCGTTCCTCTGAACTTAAAGTGAATAGTGCCTTTCGGTAAACCTACGCCACCAAACACTTTCGAGATTTCGTTGGAAAGCATATTGCCCACCGAGCGATTCAGGTTATTGATTGCGTACTCACCGTAGACTTCTTCCGAGCGTTGAAGGGCTGGTTGAGCGGCGTCAATCAATTTCCAGTCAATGACATCGGCAATGCCGTGGTCTTGTTCTTCTTGTTTAAACTGTGCGACGTCGAGGCTTACGGGCTCTTTGAATAGCATGGCACTGTAATCCAGCGCTTTGTATTTCCAATGCTTAATGTCGTCGCGCATTTCGAGGTACTGCACCTGACCCACCATTTCGTTGATGGTCCGGAAGCCCAATTGCGCCATGATTTCACGCAATTCCTCGGCCATGTACGTAAACATATTGACTACGTATTCAGGCTTACCCGTAAACAACGCCCGCAGCTCTTTGCGCTGCGTGGCAACGCCGACGGGGCAGGTATTCAGGTGACATTTACGCATCATGATACAACCTGCCGTGACGAGGGCGGCCGTGGCTACGCCCCATTCTTCAGCACCGAGCAGCGCGGCAATCGCCAAGTCGCGTCCGGTACGCATCTGACCATCGGCCTGAATGGTAACCCGTCCACGTAATTTATTTTTAACGAGGGTTTGATGGGTTTCGGCCAAGCCAAGCTCCCAAGGCAAACCCGCGTGACGAATTGAGCTCAAAGGCGAAGCGCCCGTTCCGCCGTCGTGACCAGCAATCAAAATATGGTCAGCGTGGGCTTTGGCTACCCCAGTGGCGACCGTTCCTACTCCTGCTTCCGATACCAGTTTTACGCTGATACGGGCGGCACGGTTGGCATTTTTAAGGTCGTAAATCAACTGGGCCAAATCCTCAATCGAATAAATATCGTGGTGAGGTGGCGGTGAAATCAACCCAACACCCGGGGTAGAGTGACGGGTACGTCCAATCCAATCGTCCACTTTATGGCCCGGCAACTGACCGCCTTCTCCAGGCTTAGCGCCTTGGGCCATTTTGATTTGAAGTTCCTGCGCATTACTTAAATAATGGCTCGTTACCCCAAAACGTCCCGAAGCGACCTGCTTGATGGCCGACGACATGAAGTCTCCGTTGGGAAGAGGCTTGTAGCGCAGTTCGTCTTCACCACCTTCTCCAGAGTTTGACTTGCCACCGATGCGGTTCATCGCAATGGCCAACGTGGTGTGCGCTTCCCACGAAATAGAACCAAATGACATGGCTCCTGTGGCAAAGCGTTTGAAAATATTTTCGACCGATTCTACTTCTTCTATTGGAATGGATTTTCCTTTTCTGAATCGCATCAACCCGCGCAACGTGAGCGCTTTTTGGGTTTGGTCGTCAATGAGTTTTGAGAATTTTTTGAAAATTTGATAACCTTCTTCACCGCCTTTACGGGTCGATTGTTGCAGCAGGTGAATCGTTTGCGGATTAAAAATGTGGGCTTCGCCGCGTTGTTTCCACTGATAAAAACCACCCACTTCCAAACGTGGATTGACAACTTGGGTTTCGGGATAGGCTACTTTGTGGCGGACGATTACTTCCCGCGCAATTTCGTCGATGCCCATTCCGCTGATGCGTGAAATGGTTCCCGTAAAATATTTGTCAATAACGTCCTTATTTAAACCTAAACATTCAAAAATCTGCGCTCCTTGGTAAGACTGAAGCGTCGAGATGCCCATTTTAGAGAAGATTTTCAGCAACTCTTTGTTAATGGCTTTGATGTAGTTGGCGCTTAATTTTTCATGGGTAAACTCGCCATTGATCATGCCGTGGCGATTCATGTAAGACAGCGTTTGGAAAGCCATGTATGGGCAAACTCCCGAAGCGCCGTACCCGATGAGGGTAGCTACGTGGTGGGTTTCAAACACGTCTCCCGCTTCTACCAAAATGCCAACTTTGCCACGTAATCCTTTGCGAATCAGGTGGTGGTGAATGGCAGAAGTGGCCAACAGCGATGGAATAGGGGCGTGGTCGGAATCGATGGCGCGGTCAGAAAGAACCAGAATTTCAAAACCGTCTTCAATGGCATCTTCGGCATATCGACAGATACGCTCTAAGGCGCGGGTGAGTCCTTTGCCGCCATCAACGGATGAAAAATAGGTGTTGATGGTTTTGGCTTGAAAATGAGCTTTATCTACCCAACGAAGCTTGTCAAACTCTTCAATGGTCAATACTGGCTGATCCAACTCAATCTGACGACAGTGAAGGGGCGATTCTGTAAGTAAATTTTCGGTTGCACCAACAAACGAAATCAATGACATAATCGACCGCTCCCGGATAGAATCAATCGGCGGGTTGGTGACCTGTGCAAAAAGTTGTTTGAAATAATTCGTCAGGTGTTGGCTTTGCTCCGACAATACGGCCAAAGGCACGTCCACCCCCATCGAACCGATGGCTTCGTAACCTGTTTCGGCCATTGGGCCTAGTACCATCCGCAGGTCTTCTGACGAAAAGCCAAATGCGATTTGACGTTTCAGTAACGATTTGTCATCATAAGGCGTAAACGGACGGGGAGAAGGCTCTAAGTCCGAGAGTTTGATTTTATTTTCGTCGAGCCATTGTTGATACGGCTGACGTGAGCAAATATCGGCTTTCAATTCGTCGTCGGGAATGATGCGGCCCTGTTCCATGTCTACCACAAACATTTTACCCGATTGCAAACGGCCTTTTGATACTACCTTGGCGGGATCTACGTCCAATACCCCTGCTTCCGAGGCCATGATGACCGTGTCGTCGTCCAAAACCCAATAACGGGAAGGACGCAGACCGTTACGGTCGAGGGTAGCACCGATGATTTTACCGTCGGTAAATGAAATCGACGCGGGGCCATCCCAAGGTTCCTGAATAGCAGCGTGGTATTCGTAAAAAGCTCGGCGCTCTGGATCCATGGCTTCGTTTCCGTCCCATGCTTCGGGCACCACCATCATCATTACGTGCGGCAGTGAGCGTCCCGATAAATATAAAAGCTCAATCGCGTTGTCAAGGTTGGACGTGTCGGAGTTGGTAATGTCGCAGATTGGCAGCAACATATCCATTTCTTCTTTCGTAAATTTATCCGACCAGAATGACTTCTCTCCCGCACGAATCCAGTTTACGTTTCCGCGTACGGTGTTGATTTCACCGTTGTGTGCAACGTAACGGAACGGCTGGGCCAGTTTCCATGAAGGGAAAGTGTTGGTAGAAAAACGTGAGTGAATGATGGCAAAAGCCGAAACGACCGATTCGCTGTGCAAGTCGGGAAAATAATATTTTAACTGTCCTGTCGTCAATTGTCCTTTGTAGGAAATGGTGCGGCAAGAAAGCGAAGAAAAGTAAAAGTGAGCTTTTGAACCCACCACTGAGTCATAAATAAGACGGGTGGCGTATTGGCGAAACACAAACAGTTTGCGCTCAAAACCAAGTTCATCGGTGACCGAATCGGGCCGTTTGATAAACAATTGTTCGACCTGAGGCTCCACCGAAAGAGAACCTTCTCCTAACGTGTCATTGAGCGTTGGAACACGGCGATAGCCAAGGAGTTCCAAACCTAACTTTTTCAACTTACGGTTGAGAATGTCGCGGCATTCGTCGCGCAGCTTTTGATCTTTAGGAAAGAAAATCATCCCAACGCCATATTCACCAGCGGAGGGAAGGGTGATGTTTAACTTGGCGCATTCCTCCACGAAAAACTCGTGAGGGAGCTGAATGAGGATTCCCGCACCGTCTCCGGTATTAGGGTCACAGCCACAGGCACCGCGGTGGTCCATGCGTTCAAGCATGGTGATAGCATCAGCTACCATTTGGTGCGACTTACGACCTTTCATGTTGGCGCGGAAACCGATACCGCAAGCGTCGTGTTCAAACTCGGGGCGATATAACCCCAGTTGGGCAGGCTCTGACATGGTTTTGTAGTGTATTGGGGTTGGGTGAATGGCCTTTGTGCGTTAGATTACACTTGGGCTTTTACAAAAATCGGCACTCTGTTTTTTGAATAATCACACGCAATTTACACAAAAAATTA encodes:
- the gltB gene encoding glutamate synthase large subunit translates to MSEPAQLGLYRPEFEHDACGIGFRANMKGRKSHQMVADAITMLERMDHRGACGCDPNTGDGAGILIQLPHEFFVEECAKLNITLPSAGEYGVGMIFFPKDQKLRDECRDILNRKLKKLGLELLGYRRVPTLNDTLGEGSLSVEPQVEQLFIKRPDSVTDELGFERKLFVFRQYATRLIYDSVVGSKAHFYFSSLSCRTISYKGQLTTGQLKYYFPDLHSESVVSAFAIIHSRFSTNTFPSWKLAQPFRYVAHNGEINTVRGNVNWIRAGEKSFWSDKFTKEEMDMLLPICDITNSDTSNLDNAIELLYLSGRSLPHVMMMVVPEAWDGNEAMDPERRAFYEYHAAIQEPWDGPASISFTDGKIIGATLDRNGLRPSRYWVLDDDTVIMASEAGVLDVDPAKVVSKGRLQSGKMFVVDMEQGRIIPDDELKADICSRQPYQQWLDENKIKLSDLEPSPRPFTPYDDKSLLKRQIAFGFSSEDLRMVLGPMAETGYEAIGSMGVDVPLAVLSEQSQHLTNYFKQLFAQVTNPPIDSIRERSIMSLISFVGATENLLTESPLHCRQIELDQPVLTIEEFDKLRWVDKAHFQAKTINTYFSSVDGGKGLTRALERICRYAEDAIEDGFEILVLSDRAIDSDHAPIPSLLATSAIHHHLIRKGLRGKVGILVEAGDVFETHHVATLIGYGASGVCPYMAFQTLSYMNRHGMINGEFTHEKLSANYIKAINKELLKIFSKMGISTLQSYQGAQIFECLGLNKDVIDKYFTGTISRISGMGIDEIAREVIVRHKVAYPETQVVNPRLEVGGFYQWKQRGEAHIFNPQTIHLLQQSTRKGGEEGYQIFKKFSKLIDDQTQKALTLRGLMRFRKGKSIPIEEVESVENIFKRFATGAMSFGSISWEAHTTLAIAMNRIGGKSNSGEGGEDELRYKPLPNGDFMSSAIKQVASGRFGVTSHYLSNAQELQIKMAQGAKPGEGGQLPGHKVDDWIGRTRHSTPGVGLISPPPHHDIYSIEDLAQLIYDLKNANRAARISVKLVSEAGVGTVATGVAKAHADHILIAGHDGGTGASPLSSIRHAGLPWELGLAETHQTLVKNKLRGRVTIQADGQMRTGRDLAIAALLGAEEWGVATAALVTAGCIMMRKCHLNTCPVGVATQRKELRALFTGKPEYVVNMFTYMAEELREIMAQLGFRTINEMVGQVQYLEMRDDIKHWKYKALDYSAMLFKEPVSLDVAQFKQEEQDHGIADVIDWKLIDAAQPALQRSEEVYGEYAINNLNRSVGNMLSNEISKVFGGVGLPKGTIHFKFRGTAGQSFGAFNTTGIRLELEGDANDYFGKGLCGAELIVYPDREATFKPEENIIIGNVAFYGATAGEAFIRGTAGERFCVRNSGAKVVVEGVGDHGLEYMTGGLALILGEVGRNFAAGMSGGVAYVWDKNGDFAPKVNREMVNLEELTEEDHLIVREFVEKHFQYTTSNVAFMMLQDWDTYINQFVKVMPGDFKKALASRGISLSQQLADKNVVYQDIVVDVAHN
- a CDS encoding CHRD domain-containing protein, which codes for MKNSIGICALLAVGLMLNGCQKESIESISGASNNREAGARKANGNFTAHLTGDEEVPVPVVTNATGQATFKLSKDGTALTYKLIVANIESVRFGHLHLGAKGANGGVVVDLVGRTEPSPQGVIAEGTITSASLKGALLGKPLSDLIDAMEAQGVYVNVHSDKFPGGEIRGQVR
- a CDS encoding ribonuclease Z, translated to MHFSVMILGAGSAKPVANKYPSAQLLTYDNECFLIDCGEGTQYRLLEHKIRPGRLRGVFISHLHGDHYFGLIGLLSSLNLGGRTEEFFLVGPRGLDEIITMHFKYSQTPLHFPINYTITDTESSYQVFENQSFTVTTIPLDHRIPCAGYLFREKPQKRKLIKEKLFEDIPHEYLRKLKNGEDVVDEAGNILFKCLEFTIPAPPPRSYAYCSDTRYNESIIEVIQGADLLYHEATFRDELELQAFERYHATAKQAGIIAAKSHVKKLLIGHFSSRYKEFSGFLEDAQSVFQATEIAEEGKVFAIEYS
- a CDS encoding glutamate synthase subunit beta, with protein sequence MGKPTGFIEFGRELPKKRDVEVRRTDYKEIEPIGNEKQSKEQAARCMDCGIPFCHNGCPLGNIIPEFNDAVYEGNWEYAYQILSSTNNFPEFTGRICPAPCEASCVLGINKPPVAIEFIEKSIVETAYEKGYVTPRIPSKRTGKHVAVIGSGPAGLAAAAQLNYAGHWVTVFERADQIGGLLRYGIPDFKLEKTVVARRVAVMEAEGITFKTNEHVGVTVKSEELMRDFDAIVLAIGSTEPRSITIPGWQSYLGKGVHPAMEFLSQQNKRVSNIERVVDHRGEKYSNGELLATDKHVVVIGGGDTGSDCVGTSNRHKAATITQVEVMPAPKYDDKNEPFYKVRDEKTPWPLWPLTKRTSTSHEEGCERFWAIAVQEFVGDGEKLTHLRIADITGERTLEDGRKAPITENERLIPCDLALIAAGFVHPQQSLLEQFGVETDIRKNIKAAENSYATSVEKVFAAGDCRRGQSLVVWAISEGREAARKVDEFLMGESLLEAKEIGMFNPAFAHA